The following DNA comes from Microbacterium wangchenii.
TCATGGAGGCCGTCGACGAGTCCATCCCCGACCCGGTGCGTGACAAGGACAAGCCGTTCCTCATGCCCATCGAGGACGTCTTCACCATCACCGGCCGTGGCACGGTCGTCACCGGTCGCGCCGAGCGCGGCACGCTCGCGATCAACTCCGAGGTCGAGATCGTCGGCATCCGCCCGACGCAGAAGACCACGGTCACCGGTATCGAGATGTTCCACAAGCAGCTCGACGAGGCGTGGGCCGGCGAGAACTGCGGTCTGCTCCTTCGCGGCACCAAGCGTGACGACGTCGAGCGCGGCCAGGTCGTCGTCAAGCCCGGCTCGGTCACCCCTCACACGAACTTCGAGGGCACCGCGTACATCCTGTCCAAGGACGAGGGTGGGCGTCACAACCCGTTCTTCACGAACTACCGCCCGCAGTTCTACTTCCGTACCACGGACGTGACCGGCGTCATCACGCTGCCTGAGGGCACCGAGATGGTCATGCCCGGTGACACCACCGAAATGTCGGTCGAGCTCATCCAGCCGATCGCCATGGAAGAGGGCCTCGGCTTCGCGATCCGTGAGGGTGGCCGCACCGTCGGCGCCGGCACGGTGACGAAGATCCTCAAGTAAGTCCTCGGACTTTCCGACTCAGGGGTCGGGCCTTCGGGCCCGGCCCCTTCGTCGTTTTCCGGACTCGTGTGTTACGGGCGGATGAAGACTTCGCCGAGGGAGGACGACTTCAGTTGTGTATTTCCTTTGAATGCCGATAGCCTGGCGAGACATCGCGGGAGAAGGTGCCAGTTTCCCCCGCTGCTCGATCCCCAGGTCGATGCCCCCTGTCCTCGTCCCCCCGACCCCACCATCGGAGAACACGAATGAAGAACGTTCGCGCCAAGTTCGCAGCCGTCGTTATCGCGGCCGCCGCCCTCGTCGCCATGCCCGTCGCCGCATCCGCAGCGACCAACGACTACAGCCCGGCCGTCCCGCCGGCAGAGGTCGTCGCGGTTACGCCCGGCGAGCCCGCTCCGGTCACCTTCACCGGATTCGCGCCGTCGGAGACCGTCACCTTCACCCTGACGGGTGAGGGAATCGGCGCCGGCAACCTCGCTCTGGTCAAGGCCGCCCCCACCTCCACCTCGGTGCAGAAGACGGCCACGGCCGCCGGCGCGGCCACCGCCACTGTCACGCTGCCGGCCAACGCCACGGGCAGCTACTCGCTCACCTCGGACAGCGCTTCGACTGCGCAGCAGACCATCACCATCACGGTCGCCGGTGAGGGTGATGGGTCGGCCCTTCCCCCCACCGGTTTCGACGCCGCGTCGATGACCGGTGTGTGGATCGGTGGCGGCGCGCTGCTGGCCGCCGGTATCGCCGTCACGAGCGTCGCGATGATCCGTCGTCGCCAGGCCGAGCAGGCGTAACGCTTCACCTTTCCACGAAGGCCCCCGTCCACGGACGGGGGCCTTCGTCGTTTCCCCACCGCGGGTTCGGCCTCTCCTCCCCCGCACGATCGTCGACGTCATCCGGGTCGTGTCGGTCGAGGCCGCCGTCGCATACTTCGACGCGACGCTGCGCACCGTCGCCTGGCACCGACACGGGCAGTACGATCTCACCGCCGCCGAAGCCTTCCGCGCCGGCATCCATGCGCGTCTGGATGCCATGCCGGGGGCCCGCGGCATCCGGCAGGCTCGATTCGTCACCGACTTCGCGGACGGGCGGGCGCAGCTGCCGGGGGAGAGCGTGTCGCGTGGCCTGTGCTCCGTCGCTTCGGCGAGTTCGACGGCGAGGGCAAGTACCTCGACCCGACGATGACCCGTGGACTCTCCGTCCGCGAAGTCCTGCGCGCCCAGCGCACCCGGGAGAGCGAGTTGTGCGCGGCGACGGGCTGGACGCCCGTGCGGTGGGGGAGCGAGCGCGCCAGAGTGCACCCAATTCGGGCCCCTTTCGCCGGGATGATGCACTTTCGGCGGGCGGGGCTTAGGGCCCGGACCGCTGCGGCCTGCCGGGCGGCGGGACGTAGGTCCCTTCCCGCCCGGAGAGCGCCGGGTCTACGTTCGGGCTCACCAGCGGGTGCCGGTCAGCCGTTGCGATGCGTTCACGAGGTGGTCATGAGCAGAAGAAGACTCGCCCTGCGGCACCGGTGGTACGGCGGCGCAGTGGCCGCCCTCCTCACCGGGGTGCTGGTGTTCACGGGTGCGGGCTCGCCCGCCCTCGCCGCCGTCGCGGAGCCCTCCGCGCCGTCGGAGTCCGCCGCATCCGTCCCGCCGGAGCAGGACCCGGCGCCGCCGGCACAGGACCCGCCGCAGCAGGAGCCGGCCGAGCCCACGCAGCCCCCGGCGCCCCCCGCCCCCGAGACGCCGGTCGCCCCGCCCGCCGAGGTACCTGCCGCCCCGACCAGCGAGCCGGCTCCGCCGACGGACGACCCGAGCACCGAACCCACCACCGCGCCGACCCCCGCCGCCCCTGAGCCCACCGAAGAGCCCGCGGATGTCGGCGTCCTCGCCGTGCCCCAACCCGGCGCCACGACAGCCGTCATCACCGTGAAGGTCGGCTCCGATCGCGTCGGCGTCACCGGAGTGTCGAACCTGGCCGGTGTCGTCCTGCTGCTGAACGAGGGCGGCGCCGGCGGACCCAACGGCACGCGCCCCGACGGTGTGGCCGGCACCGGGGAGGGGTGGGCCAGGTGCGTCTCGGATGCCGCGGGCGACTGCTCCTTCATCGTCCCCAACACAGGCCTCGGGCCCTTCGGGTTCCCCCAGGCCAACCGCGACGACCGGTACTGGGTCGTCCAGGCCAGCGTCCCCGACGGGTACTACGCCAATCCGTCGCTGCGCACCGGACCCGGCACCGGAGGCGGTGCGGCCACCGCATACCAGTTCCGCACGGGCAACCAGCTGCGCGCCGGCAACGTCTACAGCTCGCAGAACGCGAGCGACTTCATGCTGTCGTCGGGCTCGCAGGCCACGGCCTCCGGAGGCATCTGGCAGCAGTCGCGCAACAACGCGCCGCTGGATGTCTCGTGCGGCCTGGACGTCGCACTGATCCTCGACCTGTCCGGGTCGGTCGGCTCCGATCTCGCGCAGTTGAAGAGCGCGGCAAACACCTTCGTGGACTCCCTCCAGGGCACCCCCTCCCGCATGTCGCTGTTCTCCTTCTCCACCGTGTCGCCGGCAGAGGGCGCCAGCGCGAACTTCCCGAGCCTGACCTCCGTGGCCACCGCGACGCAGGCGGATGCCTTCAAGAACCGGTACGCGGGCTGGACGGCGGTGGGCGGCACGAACTGGGACCGCGGACTCGGCGTGGCCGCCGCGGCGAACACCGCGGCGAACAACTTCGACCTCGCCGTCATCATCACTGACGGCGACCCGACGTTCTACAACCAGCCGCAGCAGGGGCCCGGCAACTTCAACCGCTTCCGCGAGACGGAGAACGGCATCTTTTCCGCCAACGCGCTGAAGGCGGGACCGGCGGGCGGATCCCCCACGCGGCTCATCGCCTTCGGCGTCGGTGACGGCGCGAGCGGCACGGCCACGGCCCTGAACCTTCGCGCGATCTCCGGTCCGGTCGCCTATGACGGCTCCAACGGCGCGTCGGCCGACTATTACCAGACGGCCGACTACGCCGGGGTGGGGCGGGACCTGCGCAGCCTCGCGCTGGGCACCTGCGAGGGAACCCTGAACGTCACCAAGCAGATCGTCCCGCAATCCGCTCCCGCCGGCTCGATAGAGGGGGCCACGCCCGCCGGCGCCGGCTGGCAGTTCACCAGCGAGATCGGCACGGCCGGGGTCACGACGCCCGAGCCGGTCCGGACGACGACCGCGGATGCCACGGGCACCGTCAGCTTCCCGCTGCAGTTCCCCGGCGGCACGGATGCCGCCTCGGTCACCGTCACCGAGGCCCAGCAGCCCGGATTCACGCTCCAGCCCGTCGACGGGCAGAACGCCGTCTGCACGAATCTGAACACCGGTGATCCGGTCGTGCCCACCGGCTCGCCCACCGACGGCTTCACCGTCACCGTGCCCAGCACGCAGGCGGTCAACTGCACCGTCTACAACCGTGCCCCCAGCCCGGAAGCCGACATCACGGTGACGAAGAACTGGGTCGTGAACGGTGTCGCGTACGCCGAGGGCGCCCAGCCCGGAGGCCTGTCCGCGCAGCTGCAGCTCACCGGTCCCGACGACGCCGCCGCGAGCAACCAGGGGTGGGGCGTGACCCGGTCGGGGTACGCGCAGGGCGACACCGTGACGGTCACCGAGCAGGTCTCCCTGATCGATACGACGCTGTGCACCGACGACGCGGTGGTGACGAGCCTCAACGGGGCCGCCGTGGACATCCCCCTGGGCACGGGGTACGACCTCACGCTCTCCCAGGCGCAGAACACCGCGACGATCACCAACACCGTCACATGCGAGAGCCGGCTGACCCTCGCCAAGGAGGTCGACGGCGGCGACGCCGACCCGACGAGCTGGACACTGAACGCGTCGTTCCTGGCCGGCGCGCCGGTCGAAGAAGGGCTCCCCGGGTTCTCCGGTGTCGACGGTGC
Coding sequences within:
- the tuf gene encoding elongation factor Tu, which produces MAKAKFERTKPHVNIGTIGHVDHGKTTLTAAISKVLADKYPSATNVQRDFASIDSAPEERQRGITINISHVEYETPKRHYAHVDAPGHADYIKNMITGAAQMDGAILVVAATDGPMAQTREHVLLAKQVGVPYLLVALNKADMVDDEEILELVELEVRELLSSQDFDGDNAPVVRVSGLKALEGDEKWVNSIVELMEAVDESIPDPVRDKDKPFLMPIEDVFTITGRGTVVTGRAERGTLAINSEVEIVGIRPTQKTTVTGIEMFHKQLDEAWAGENCGLLLRGTKRDDVERGQVVVKPGSVTPHTNFEGTAYILSKDEGGRHNPFFTNYRPQFYFRTTDVTGVITLPEGTEMVMPGDTTEMSVELIQPIAMEEGLGFAIREGGRTVGAGTVTKILK